One window of the Desulfonatronum thiosulfatophilum genome contains the following:
- a CDS encoding nickel-dependent hydrogenase large subunit: MSGCKPQAAPVVPVTPQSNYSGPIVVDPLTRIEGHLRLEVEVDNGKVVNARSSSQLYRGLETILKGRDPRDAQHFTARACGVUNYVHALASTRCLDDAVGVDIPDNARIIRNLVMASQIMADHFIHFYVLHALDWVDVTSALKADPVKAAKIANNISPRPTSAGDLKAVQDRLTAFVNQGQLGIFTNADFLGGHPAYYLPPEVNLIATAHYLEALRLQIKATRAIAVFGGKVPHTQFTISGGVTCYESLRPEKLEEYRTLTRETREFIEQMYIPDLLAVASYYKDWAGIGGCTNYIAFGEFPWNERDLNARWLPQGVIMNRDLANIQDVNPNEIYEHVSASWYEGTEARHPYEGVTEPKYTSLDDPQRYSWMKAPRYMGEAMETGPLASVLVAYAKGHPETVAAVDMVLGHLGVGPEALHSTLGRTAARGIRALTVAQQNEKWLDELVENVKSGNTKLANDHPMPMEAEGVGFADVPRGALSHWIKIKDGKIENFQLVVPSTWNLGPRCDKGKLGPVEEALINTPIADPKRPVELLRTVHSFDPCIACGVHVIDSKTNQVHEFKVL; this comes from the coding sequence ATGTCAGGCTGTAAGCCTCAAGCCGCACCGGTTGTTCCGGTGACGCCCCAGAGCAATTACTCTGGCCCCATTGTTGTCGATCCATTGACGCGGATCGAAGGTCATCTACGTTTGGAAGTAGAAGTGGACAACGGCAAGGTCGTTAATGCCCGTTCCAGTTCCCAGCTGTATCGCGGTTTGGAAACCATCCTGAAGGGGCGCGACCCTCGAGATGCGCAGCATTTCACGGCCCGCGCCTGCGGGGTCTGAAACTACGTACATGCCCTGGCATCCACCCGATGCCTGGACGACGCCGTGGGCGTCGACATTCCCGACAATGCACGCATCATTCGCAACCTGGTCATGGCTTCCCAGATCATGGCCGACCACTTTATCCACTTCTATGTCCTGCATGCTTTGGACTGGGTGGATGTAACCAGTGCCCTGAAAGCCGATCCGGTCAAGGCCGCAAAAATTGCCAACAACATTTCGCCGCGGCCTACTTCCGCCGGCGACTTGAAGGCGGTACAGGATAGGTTGACCGCTTTCGTCAACCAGGGACAGCTGGGCATCTTTACCAATGCCGACTTCCTGGGCGGCCATCCGGCCTACTATCTCCCGCCGGAGGTCAACCTGATCGCCACGGCCCATTATCTGGAAGCCCTGCGCCTGCAGATCAAGGCCACCCGGGCAATCGCCGTCTTCGGCGGCAAGGTTCCCCACACCCAGTTCACCATCAGCGGCGGCGTGACCTGTTACGAGTCCCTGCGCCCTGAAAAGCTGGAGGAATATCGCACTCTGACCAGGGAGACCCGCGAGTTCATCGAGCAGATGTACATTCCGGATCTCTTGGCCGTGGCGTCCTACTACAAGGATTGGGCCGGCATCGGCGGTTGCACCAACTATATCGCCTTTGGTGAGTTCCCTTGGAACGAAAGAGACCTGAACGCCCGCTGGCTGCCTCAGGGCGTGATCATGAACCGCGACCTGGCCAACATCCAGGACGTGAATCCGAACGAGATCTACGAACACGTGTCCGCCAGCTGGTACGAAGGTACCGAAGCCCGTCATCCCTATGAGGGCGTGACCGAGCCCAAGTACACCAGCCTGGACGACCCGCAGCGCTACTCCTGGATGAAAGCTCCGCGATACATGGGAGAAGCCATGGAAACCGGACCGCTGGCTTCGGTGCTGGTTGCCTATGCCAAAGGTCATCCGGAAACCGTTGCCGCCGTTGACATGGTGCTCGGCCATCTCGGCGTGGGACCGGAAGCTCTGCATTCCACCCTCGGCCGTACCGCGGCCCGGGGCATCAGGGCGTTGACCGTAGCACAGCAGAACGAAAAGTGGCTCGACGAACTGGTTGAGAACGTCAAGAGCGGCAACACCAAGCTTGCCAACGACCACCCCATGCCCATGGAAGCCGAAGGCGTCGGCTTTGCCGACGTTCCCCGCGGCGCCCTGAGCCACTGGATCAAGATCAAGGACGGCAAGATTGAAAACTTCCAATTGGTGGTGCCCTCCACCTGGAACCTGGGACCGCGTTGCGACAAGGGCAAGCTGGGTCCGGTCGAAGAGGCATTGATCAACACGCCCATCGCCGATCCCAAGCGACCCGTGGAACTGCTGCGCACCGTGCACTCGTTCGACCCGTGCATTGCCTGCGGCGTGCACGTCATCGACTCCAAGACCAACCAGGTCCACGAGTTCAAGGTCCTGTAA